The following are from one region of the Polyangiaceae bacterium genome:
- the larB gene encoding nickel pincer cofactor biosynthesis protein LarB, with product MDPDKLRELLERVRSGDTDVERAVEQLKKLPYSDLGYARVDHHRALRLGMPEVILGESKTPEQIAGIARRLIEAEQNVLVTRLSADKAKAVVAAVPELRYAELARVATFEHEPLVPRAGHPVAVVTAGTSDIAVAEEAVETLRMARVPTVRVFDVGVAGIHRMLGSLDELTRAPVVIVVAGMEGALPSVVGGLVGSPIVAVPTSVGYGAAFGGITALFGMLTGCASGVTVVNIDNGFGAAMAAVRLLVGRAVAPADEGAP from the coding sequence ATGGATCCCGACAAACTGCGCGAGCTACTGGAACGAGTGCGTTCGGGGGACACCGACGTCGAGAGGGCCGTGGAGCAGCTCAAGAAGCTGCCGTATTCCGATCTGGGCTACGCCCGGGTGGACCACCACCGCGCGCTGCGCTTGGGAATGCCCGAGGTGATCCTCGGCGAGAGCAAGACGCCGGAGCAGATCGCGGGCATCGCTCGGCGGCTGATCGAGGCGGAGCAGAACGTGCTCGTCACGCGGCTGTCGGCGGACAAGGCCAAGGCCGTCGTGGCGGCGGTTCCCGAGCTGCGTTACGCGGAGCTGGCGCGGGTCGCGACCTTCGAGCACGAGCCTCTCGTGCCGCGAGCGGGGCATCCCGTGGCGGTGGTCACCGCGGGCACCAGTGACATCGCCGTGGCCGAGGAAGCCGTGGAAACCCTGAGGATGGCGCGGGTGCCGACGGTGCGCGTGTTCGACGTGGGCGTCGCCGGCATTCACCGAATGCTCGGCTCCTTGGACGAGCTCACGCGGGCACCCGTCGTGATCGTGGTCGCTGGTATGGAAGGTGCGCTGCCCAGCGTGGTGGGCGGCCTGGTGGGCTCACCGATCGTCGCGGTTCCCACGTCGGTGGGCTACGGCGCCGCCTTCGGCGGCATCACCGCGCTGTTCGGCATGCTCACGGGCTGCGCGTCCGGAGTCACGGTGGTGAACATCGACAACGGCTTCGGCGCCGCAATGGCGGCCGTCCGCCTGCTCGTCGGTCGCGCCGTGGCACCCGCGGATGAGGGCGCTCCGTGA
- a CDS encoding lamin tail domain-containing protein, producing MRTPILLVAIVICACAPELPAPDAQREPPLAVELMPDAPVDAAPSVFHVAVRGAAAREAPEAIVMVTGELSDYHLRRIEQEDLPGTLLERLVPVSAWASGDDLWVAPERPLAADEIASLASPRLGRIATVRVASSAPLAHRVWPPPAVESADTTSVYCTEADVTFSAGAVSLEPGAIVAWLSPGADDEKTLAQRCLHVVPLAPVAPPARLVLPPVQGDVALDPTPLSIVAPSALRPASCGAEEHPFGPGCITVLDDRARVRSGDAAALWVVRALPAPTLRATAAGGSFLISGLAPSSQVPLSVEYRDVGGNVQRFDATLFTAMPRPHVVITEVMANPLGPEPASEWVELENDGSLAVDVAGFVLSDGAGESVLPEHVLPPGARALVVRQDFAPGVGGDVAPAPGTALLAVEALGKSGLSNAGEALELRDAQGGVLSRFPALKAKAGRSIARRSPATLDDDASGFGEHADPGASPGAPNVLAE from the coding sequence ATGCGCACCCCGATCCTGCTCGTCGCCATCGTGATTTGTGCCTGCGCGCCGGAGCTGCCGGCCCCGGATGCTCAGCGTGAGCCGCCGCTGGCGGTGGAGCTGATGCCGGACGCCCCAGTCGACGCCGCTCCCAGCGTGTTTCACGTTGCCGTTCGTGGCGCGGCGGCACGGGAGGCGCCGGAGGCCATCGTGATGGTGACGGGGGAGCTCAGCGACTATCACTTGCGGCGCATCGAACAGGAAGATCTGCCCGGTACTTTGCTCGAGCGCCTCGTGCCGGTGAGCGCGTGGGCCAGCGGAGACGACCTGTGGGTCGCGCCGGAGCGGCCGCTGGCAGCGGACGAGATCGCGAGCTTGGCCTCGCCGCGTCTGGGGCGCATCGCGACCGTCCGCGTCGCAAGCAGCGCCCCGTTGGCCCACAGGGTGTGGCCGCCGCCGGCGGTCGAGAGCGCGGATACGACCAGCGTGTATTGCACCGAGGCCGACGTGACCTTCAGCGCCGGCGCCGTGAGCCTCGAGCCCGGTGCGATCGTGGCGTGGCTCTCCCCGGGGGCGGACGACGAAAAGACCCTGGCGCAGCGTTGCCTGCACGTCGTCCCCCTCGCGCCCGTGGCGCCGCCGGCTCGCCTGGTGCTTCCCCCTGTGCAGGGCGACGTGGCCCTCGACCCCACGCCGTTGTCCATCGTGGCACCGAGCGCGCTGCGGCCGGCGAGCTGTGGCGCCGAGGAGCATCCCTTCGGCCCCGGCTGCATCACCGTGCTCGACGACCGCGCGCGCGTCCGTTCCGGGGACGCGGCGGCGCTTTGGGTCGTGCGCGCGCTGCCCGCGCCGACCCTGCGGGCGACGGCTGCGGGAGGCTCGTTCCTGATTTCCGGCTTGGCGCCTTCGTCCCAGGTCCCGCTATCCGTCGAGTACCGCGACGTGGGAGGCAACGTTCAGCGCTTCGACGCCACGTTGTTCACCGCCATGCCTCGGCCGCACGTGGTGATCACCGAGGTCATGGCCAATCCCTTGGGGCCGGAGCCCGCTTCGGAGTGGGTGGAGCTCGAAAACGACGGCAGCCTCGCCGTGGACGTCGCTGGGTTCGTGCTCTCGGACGGTGCTGGGGAGTCGGTCCTGCCCGAGCACGTGCTGCCTCCCGGGGCGCGGGCGCTGGTGGTGCGTCAGGACTTCGCGCCGGGGGTGGGCGGCGACGTGGCGCCAGCTCCCGGGACCGCGCTCCTCGCGGTGGAGGCTCTGGGCAAGTCCGGCTTGTCCAACGCGGGGGAAGCGCTGGAGCTTCGCGACGCTCAGGGCGGTGTGCTGTCGCGATTTCCGGCCCTCAAGGCCAAGGCCGGCCGCAGCATCGCGCGGCGCTCGCCGGCGACTCTGGACGACGACGCGAGCGGCTTCGGCGAGCACGCCGATCCCGGCGCGTCTCCCGGCGCGCCCAACGTGCTCGCGGAGTGA
- a CDS encoding protein kinase gives MEEPDRVCSKCGESYAADVIFCPKDGTPLGSKKTEVADDPYIGLELAGQLTIQQLIGIGAMGRVYRAHQRGIERAVAVKILHRELLRNPTVMSRFVREAKVASRLTHPNVVQVLMTGTVDKASSDVGGEAYLAMEYLDGISLRSALAAAGGAMPLPRALHVVLQVCDAVGEAHAQGIVHRDLKPENVMLVRRGDDPDFVKVLDFGVARIDWADSTVATQAGVIFGTARYISPEGAQGKTVVSASDVYSIAVMLFQCLSGETPFDADNPVGILIKHTNEPAPDIRGIARSSYVPEPIARVIAGNLVKNPEDRCRDARELGRALLSAARDSGISPDSLVARSTLLGQAALGLASIQRTKSLALTPELADRMAGKSPTVVNAPETLIDEPTSRPSAPSAPPVSEPAPSRPASVEPTMSDAPADSLRSSPTPTVSDAPVDSLRSSHAPASVPSLPPPEWVHGPASPWRRILVIAACFVLGAGLTVLVAQRLGAFAPPEPGVESYAARARRAMAVGAYDAPEQENVRDITDTALRRWPDANAIVAVRREAAKKLVLQAERDRPTDRERALSAARLAQELDPANDAARALVDKLAAPLPSAEQASTATPAPTPRRPSAPHPTPAPSASVAEPEDAGAPAKPATSATGGRWL, from the coding sequence ATGGAGGAGCCGGACCGAGTCTGCTCCAAGTGCGGCGAGAGCTACGCGGCCGACGTGATCTTCTGTCCCAAGGACGGCACACCCCTGGGCAGCAAGAAGACGGAAGTCGCGGACGATCCTTACATCGGGCTCGAGCTCGCCGGACAGCTGACGATCCAGCAGTTGATCGGCATCGGCGCCATGGGACGCGTGTATCGCGCGCACCAGCGCGGCATCGAGCGCGCCGTCGCGGTCAAGATCCTGCATCGGGAGCTGCTCCGGAACCCCACGGTGATGAGTCGCTTCGTGCGCGAAGCGAAGGTCGCCAGCCGCCTCACCCATCCGAACGTGGTGCAGGTGCTGATGACGGGCACCGTGGACAAGGCGAGCAGCGACGTCGGCGGCGAGGCCTACCTCGCCATGGAATACCTGGACGGCATCTCCCTGCGCAGCGCGCTGGCCGCGGCGGGGGGCGCCATGCCTCTGCCTCGGGCCCTGCACGTGGTGCTGCAGGTGTGCGACGCCGTGGGCGAAGCGCACGCCCAGGGCATCGTGCACCGCGACCTCAAGCCGGAAAACGTGATGTTGGTCCGCCGCGGTGACGACCCTGATTTCGTCAAGGTGCTCGACTTCGGCGTGGCCCGCATCGACTGGGCGGACAGCACCGTGGCGACGCAAGCCGGTGTCATCTTCGGGACCGCCCGCTACATTTCCCCCGAGGGAGCGCAGGGCAAGACCGTGGTGTCCGCCAGCGACGTGTATTCCATCGCGGTGATGCTGTTCCAGTGCCTGTCCGGCGAGACGCCCTTCGACGCCGACAATCCCGTCGGCATCCTCATCAAGCACACCAACGAGCCGGCTCCCGACATCCGCGGCATCGCGCGCTCGAGCTACGTGCCGGAGCCCATTGCCCGGGTGATCGCCGGCAACCTGGTAAAAAACCCCGAAGACCGCTGCCGCGACGCTCGGGAGCTCGGCCGCGCGCTGCTCTCCGCCGCACGAGACAGCGGCATCTCGCCGGACAGCTTGGTGGCGCGCTCCACGCTCCTCGGGCAGGCCGCCCTGGGCCTGGCGAGCATTCAACGCACCAAGAGCCTGGCCCTCACGCCGGAGCTCGCCGACCGCATGGCGGGCAAATCGCCGACGGTGGTGAACGCCCCGGAGACGCTGATCGACGAGCCGACGTCGCGGCCGAGCGCTCCCAGCGCGCCGCCCGTGTCCGAGCCCGCACCCAGCCGGCCCGCCAGCGTGGAGCCGACCATGAGCGACGCGCCGGCGGACTCGCTGCGGAGCTCGCCCACGCCGACCGTGAGCGACGCCCCCGTCGATTCGCTGCGGAGCTCCCACGCGCCCGCGTCCGTGCCCTCGCTGCCGCCGCCGGAGTGGGTGCACGGCCCGGCATCGCCCTGGCGGCGCATCCTGGTGATCGCCGCCTGCTTCGTGCTCGGCGCCGGGCTCACGGTGCTGGTCGCACAACGCCTCGGCGCCTTCGCGCCTCCCGAGCCGGGGGTGGAGAGCTATGCCGCGCGGGCGCGACGCGCGATGGCCGTGGGAGCCTACGACGCTCCGGAGCAAGAGAACGTGCGCGACATCACCGACACGGCGCTGCGCCGCTGGCCGGACGCGAACGCCATCGTGGCGGTCCGCCGGGAGGCAGCGAAGAAGCTCGTGCTCCAAGCGGAGCGGGATCGCCCGACGGATCGCGAGCGCGCGCTCAGCGCGGCGCGCCTCGCGCAGGAGCTGGATCCGGCCAACGACGCCGCTCGCGCGCTGGTCGACAAGCTCGCCGCCCCCCTGCCCAGCGCCGAGCAAGCCTCCACGGCCACTCCGGCCCCCACGCCGCGACGACCGAGCGCGCCGCACCCCACGCCGGCTCCTTCAGCGTCCGTTGCGGAGCCCGAAGACGCCGGCGCTCCGGCCAAGCCCGCGACCAGCGCGACCGGGGGGCGTTGGCTGTGA
- a CDS encoding site-2 protease family protein codes for MRVGLNLVPMLLSLSVHEFSHAWVADRLGDDTPRRQGRLTLSPLEHYDVFGTFIVPIAAAIFGGYSFIGWARPVEVNPVRLTRRFPMRTGMAFVALAGPLSNLLLAVISVALLALVQRMSPEALFAQDGRGAMVYLLRAMFFVNVGLCVFNLLPLPPLDGSRLLPRRLDKIQEMIAPMSVLILLLILSSDSLRRVLVEIPVFFLSGHLQKLFGVVVFGGMG; via the coding sequence ATGCGCGTCGGGCTGAACCTGGTTCCGATGCTGCTTTCCCTCAGTGTGCACGAGTTCTCGCATGCCTGGGTGGCGGACCGGCTCGGGGACGACACACCGCGCCGCCAGGGACGCCTGACCCTCTCGCCGCTGGAGCATTACGACGTGTTCGGCACTTTCATCGTGCCCATCGCGGCGGCCATCTTCGGCGGTTATTCCTTCATTGGCTGGGCGCGCCCCGTGGAGGTCAATCCGGTGCGCCTCACGCGGCGCTTTCCCATGCGCACGGGCATGGCCTTCGTGGCCCTCGCGGGGCCGCTCTCCAACTTGCTTCTGGCCGTCATTTCCGTGGCTTTGCTGGCGCTGGTGCAGCGCATGAGCCCAGAAGCGCTATTTGCGCAGGACGGCCGCGGCGCCATGGTGTATCTGCTGCGCGCGATGTTCTTCGTCAACGTCGGTCTGTGCGTGTTCAACCTGCTGCCGCTCCCTCCGTTGGATGGCAGCCGGCTGCTTCCGCGCCGTCTCGACAAGATCCAGGAGATGATCGCGCCGATGTCGGTGCTGATCCTGCTCCTCATCTTGTCGTCCGACTCGCTGCGTCGGGTGCTGGTGGAAATCCCGGTGTTCTTCCTGAGCGGGCATCTGCAGAAGCTCTTCGGCGTGGTGGTGTTTGGAGGCATGGGGTGA
- the scpB gene encoding SMC-Scp complex subunit ScpB: protein MAKKTTTTKRKASRKGKKQQAPANGAAQRGKKGRGKAAETEAQAVADAETDAAAEADAEAVAEADADAVAEAVAEADAVAEAAETDADAAAEAAETDVDAEAEAAEADAETDAAAEAEAGAEDSGVDLVGDGEEGLDEEAVEDTRAYLKGLIEALLFVSDRPLELKELARAAKIDKKRTEELLAELSEDYVARGLRIDLVAGGYTFRSNPMYSASVRNFLSQRPVRLSRAQLETLAIVAYRQPITRPEIDDIRGVDCGPVLKGLLERELVRIIGKKDEPGRPMLYGTTPAFLELFSMQSLRDLPTLKEFTELSDESKAAFEQETGEEAPEGPIETPVAEAAAEGDAEAGSEGEAAAEAADEEAEAPVEGEAEPADDGEEPADDNDDDGVDADDDDADDDDADDDDADDDDADDDDDDDDDDDDDDDDDDDDDDDDDDDDDD from the coding sequence ATGGCGAAGAAGACGACGACCACCAAGCGGAAAGCCTCGCGCAAGGGCAAGAAGCAGCAGGCGCCGGCGAACGGTGCGGCGCAGCGCGGCAAGAAGGGGCGCGGCAAGGCTGCGGAGACGGAAGCGCAAGCGGTGGCGGACGCGGAGACGGACGCGGCGGCGGAAGCGGACGCGGAAGCGGTGGCGGAAGCGGACGCGGACGCGGTGGCGGAAGCGGTGGCGGAAGCGGACGCGGTGGCGGAAGCGGCGGAGACGGACGCGGACGCGGCGGCGGAAGCGGCGGAGACGGACGTGGATGCGGAGGCGGAAGCGGCGGAGGCGGACGCGGAGACGGACGCGGCGGCGGAGGCGGAGGCCGGTGCGGAGGACTCGGGGGTCGATCTGGTGGGGGACGGTGAGGAGGGCCTCGACGAGGAGGCCGTCGAGGACACCCGCGCATACTTGAAGGGCCTGATCGAGGCGCTGCTGTTCGTGAGCGATCGTCCGCTGGAGCTCAAGGAGCTGGCGCGCGCCGCCAAGATCGACAAGAAGCGCACCGAGGAGCTGCTCGCGGAGCTGTCCGAAGACTACGTGGCGCGGGGTCTGCGGATCGATCTGGTGGCGGGCGGCTACACCTTTCGCTCGAACCCGATGTACTCGGCGTCGGTGCGCAACTTCCTCTCTCAGCGACCGGTGCGGCTATCGCGGGCGCAGCTCGAGACCCTGGCCATCGTCGCCTATCGGCAGCCCATCACCCGCCCGGAGATCGACGACATTCGCGGCGTGGACTGCGGCCCGGTGCTGAAGGGGCTGCTCGAGCGGGAGCTCGTGCGCATCATCGGCAAGAAGGACGAACCCGGCCGTCCGATGCTGTACGGCACCACTCCCGCGTTCCTCGAGCTGTTCAGTATGCAGTCGCTGCGGGATCTTCCGACCCTGAAGGAGTTCACGGAGCTCAGCGACGAGTCGAAGGCGGCCTTCGAGCAGGAGACGGGGGAGGAGGCTCCGGAGGGGCCCATCGAAACGCCGGTTGCGGAAGCCGCGGCGGAGGGTGATGCCGAGGCCGGGAGCGAGGGCGAAGCGGCGGCCGAGGCGGCAGACGAAGAAGCCGAAGCTCCGGTCGAGGGGGAGGCAGAGCCGGCCGACGACGGCGAGGAGCCGGCCGACGACAACGACGACGACGGCGTGGACGCCGATGATGACGACGCCGATGATGACGACGCCGACGATGACGACGCCGACGATGACGACGCCGACGATGATGACGACGACGATGACGACGACGACGATGACGACGACGACGACGATGACGACGATGACGACGACGACGACGATGATGACGACTGA
- a CDS encoding segregation/condensation protein A, whose protein sequence is MSEEHPEQEPSAAPEPPVEAAAGEEGHGAPRGGVGYTVQLPNFEGPLDLLLHLIQQHELDILDIPIAFITEKYVDYILLMHELNIDVASEYLVMAATLTHIKSRMLLPTPPDDAEEGDEEEIDPRAELVRRLLEYQKYKLAAGDLSERSIFGRDVFARGLPAPQAEGAAPLAPISLFKLLDAFQSVLDRAKTVIDHEIELDRFSITDRINELADRLRVRGRVAFEELFEGQRSRADLIVTFLALLEMTRLRMTRLMQAGPLEPITVELSVSEDDEDAGPTVAKAEEREPEDDVGPAREPPETDTESD, encoded by the coding sequence GTGAGCGAAGAGCATCCGGAGCAGGAGCCCAGCGCGGCGCCGGAGCCGCCGGTGGAGGCTGCCGCCGGGGAAGAGGGCCACGGGGCGCCCCGAGGCGGCGTGGGCTACACGGTTCAGCTGCCGAACTTCGAGGGGCCGCTCGACCTCTTGCTGCATCTGATCCAACAGCACGAGCTGGACATCCTCGACATCCCCATCGCGTTCATCACCGAGAAGTACGTCGACTACATCCTGTTGATGCATGAGCTGAACATCGACGTCGCCAGCGAGTACCTGGTGATGGCGGCGACGCTCACCCACATCAAGTCCCGGATGCTCCTGCCCACGCCCCCGGACGACGCCGAAGAGGGAGACGAGGAAGAGATCGATCCCCGGGCGGAGCTCGTGCGCCGGCTGCTCGAGTACCAGAAGTACAAGCTGGCGGCGGGGGACCTGTCGGAGCGCAGCATCTTCGGTCGGGACGTGTTCGCCCGCGGGCTGCCTGCGCCCCAGGCCGAGGGAGCGGCGCCGCTGGCGCCCATCAGCCTGTTCAAGCTGCTGGATGCGTTCCAGTCGGTGCTGGATCGCGCCAAGACGGTCATCGATCACGAGATCGAGCTGGATCGCTTCTCGATCACGGATCGCATCAACGAGCTGGCGGATCGGCTGCGCGTGCGCGGACGGGTCGCCTTCGAAGAGCTGTTCGAGGGGCAACGCTCGCGGGCCGATCTGATCGTGACCTTCCTGGCGCTACTGGAGATGACGCGCTTGCGCATGACGCGCCTGATGCAGGCGGGGCCGCTGGAGCCCATCACCGTGGAGCTGTCCGTGTCCGAAGACGACGAGGACGCTGGCCCCACGGTGGCCAAGGCGGAGGAGCGCGAGCCTGAAGATGATGTCGGTCCGGCGCGGGAACCGCCCGAGACCGACACGGAGTCCGACTGA
- a CDS encoding flagellar biosynthetic protein FliR: protein MAPGLVSSLARALEAGGIDLAAWGLAWARVSPTVTLVPAFGLRALPGPARVVLGLALAASITPALVHAPATNLPWAIAALAEVAKGLPVAITASTALWAASMAGGVVDNLRQARETAALPNVEPGVTPTGALLSMLVSIAFLESGGPARVARVLAHPALSFQEPLARAAATLASGIELAIAVAAPVVAAAIVVEVASALVARAASPAYVQPLLAPLRSIAILGVAALVLDRIVELVALYALRAP from the coding sequence ATGGCGCCCGGGCTCGTTTCGTCCTTGGCCCGTGCTCTGGAGGCGGGCGGCATCGACCTCGCGGCGTGGGGTCTGGCCTGGGCCCGTGTCTCGCCCACCGTCACCCTGGTGCCGGCCTTCGGTTTGCGCGCCTTGCCGGGGCCGGCGCGGGTCGTGCTGGGCCTCGCCCTCGCGGCCAGCATCACCCCGGCGCTGGTGCATGCACCAGCCACGAACCTGCCCTGGGCCATCGCGGCCCTGGCGGAGGTGGCCAAGGGCTTGCCCGTTGCGATCACCGCGAGCACGGCCTTGTGGGCCGCGAGCATGGCCGGCGGCGTGGTCGACAATCTGCGTCAGGCTCGGGAGACCGCGGCGCTGCCCAACGTGGAGCCGGGCGTCACGCCCACCGGCGCGCTGCTCTCCATGTTGGTCTCCATCGCGTTCCTCGAGAGCGGCGGTCCCGCCCGGGTCGCGCGCGTGTTGGCGCACCCTGCGCTCTCGTTCCAAGAGCCGCTGGCCCGAGCCGCCGCCACCCTCGCGTCGGGGATCGAGCTCGCCATCGCCGTCGCCGCTCCCGTCGTGGCAGCCGCCATCGTGGTCGAGGTCGCCAGTGCCCTCGTCGCCCGCGCGGCAAGCCCCGCCTACGTCCAGCCGCTCTTGGCGCCGCTCCGATCCATTGCCATCCTCGGCGTCGCCGCCCTGGTCCTCGATCGCATCGTCGAGCTCGTCGCCCTCTACGCCTTGCGCGCGCCCTGA
- a CDS encoding TldD/PmbA family protein, with translation MTDSQERELVSLAEKLVQRALGKGAQIAEAQARAGWELSARVRLGEPELVEEAGTKSVALRVLRDQRVALTSTSDLSEAGIERAVDDAMALLELSQPDPAAGPADPSELARGDLADLDLYDDGVASIAADEAIRRATAAEKAALGSDSRIKLSEGATFSRATGTSALVLSGGFTGTQRGSYASLSVAPVVEDEGGKRRRGHYWTGGRHLSLLEADEDVGREAARRTLAKLGARKVPTCEAPVVFDPDVARSLVGTFAGCILGSAIWRKASYLVEREGSEVAGKLVTLIDDPLLPRAPGSHPFDGEGLLARKNVVVDAGVLKTYLLDCYSARKLKRTSTGSAARRGGSPSASTSNFYLVAGNTAAEDIVKQTKRGLYVTEMMGFGFSAVTGDYSRGAAGFWIEDGELAYPVGEITVSSNLDTMLKNVDLVGSDLTFKTSTAAPTLRVASMTIAGT, from the coding sequence ATGACGGACTCGCAGGAACGAGAGCTGGTCTCTCTTGCCGAGAAACTGGTGCAACGTGCCCTCGGCAAGGGCGCCCAGATCGCCGAGGCTCAAGCGCGAGCCGGCTGGGAGCTGAGTGCCCGAGTCCGGCTGGGAGAGCCGGAGTTGGTGGAAGAAGCGGGCACCAAGAGCGTCGCGCTCCGTGTGCTGCGCGACCAACGTGTGGCGCTCACGTCGACCAGCGATCTGTCGGAGGCGGGCATCGAGCGCGCCGTGGACGATGCCATGGCCCTGCTCGAGCTGAGTCAACCGGATCCCGCGGCAGGGCCGGCGGATCCCTCGGAGCTCGCTCGTGGCGACCTCGCGGATCTCGACTTGTACGACGACGGAGTGGCGTCCATCGCCGCGGATGAAGCCATCCGCCGCGCCACGGCCGCGGAGAAAGCGGCCCTTGGAAGCGACTCCCGCATCAAGCTGAGCGAGGGCGCGACGTTCTCCCGCGCCACCGGCACCTCCGCCCTGGTGCTCTCCGGCGGCTTCACGGGCACTCAGCGCGGCTCCTACGCCTCGCTCTCGGTGGCGCCGGTCGTCGAGGACGAAGGCGGCAAGCGCCGGCGAGGCCACTACTGGACGGGCGGTCGGCATCTGTCGCTGTTGGAAGCCGACGAGGACGTGGGCCGCGAGGCAGCGCGGCGCACGCTGGCGAAGCTCGGCGCACGCAAGGTGCCGACCTGCGAGGCGCCGGTGGTCTTCGACCCGGACGTGGCTCGCTCCCTCGTCGGCACCTTTGCAGGCTGCATCCTCGGCAGCGCGATTTGGCGCAAGGCCAGCTACCTGGTCGAACGCGAGGGCAGCGAGGTCGCCGGCAAGCTGGTGACGTTGATCGACGATCCGCTGCTCCCCCGCGCCCCTGGCTCGCATCCCTTCGACGGCGAGGGCCTCCTCGCTCGCAAGAACGTCGTGGTCGATGCCGGCGTGCTGAAGACCTATCTGCTCGATTGCTACTCCGCACGGAAGCTGAAGCGGACTTCCACTGGCAGCGCCGCGCGCCGCGGCGGCAGCCCTTCGGCGAGCACCAGCAACTTCTACTTGGTCGCCGGCAACACGGCGGCGGAGGACATCGTCAAGCAGACGAAGCGCGGCCTATACGTGACGGAGATGATGGGCTTCGGCTTCAGCGCGGTGACGGGCGACTACTCCCGCGGCGCCGCCGGCTTCTGGATCGAGGACGGCGAGCTCGCCTACCCCGTCGGAGAGATCACCGTGTCGTCCAATCTCGACACGATGCTGAAGAACGTGGACCTGGTCGGCAGCGATCTGACGTTCAAGACATCCACCGCCGCCCCCACGTTGCGCGTCGCCTCCATGACCATCGCCGGAACCTGA
- a CDS encoding helix-turn-helix transcriptional regulator: protein MGDPHRNCPSRDCHFSERRLASAMVTPEDVKALRKKLGCTAKDLARVLGIEADEVFAWESGERFPTKRFVDKMTELEQRGAEAFPKRRKGDATEMERLADPELWKILRKLLAHPALYRQVKKLADEMPDPVDD, encoded by the coding sequence ATGGGAGACCCGCATCGGAATTGCCCCAGCCGCGATTGTCATTTTTCCGAGCGACGGCTAGCTTCCGCGATGGTGACTCCGGAGGACGTCAAGGCGCTTCGCAAGAAGCTCGGTTGCACCGCCAAGGATCTCGCGCGTGTCCTGGGCATCGAGGCGGACGAGGTGTTCGCCTGGGAGTCCGGAGAACGCTTTCCGACCAAGCGCTTCGTCGACAAGATGACGGAGCTCGAGCAGCGCGGCGCTGAAGCGTTTCCCAAGCGCCGCAAGGGCGACGCGACAGAAATGGAGCGGCTGGCGGATCCCGAGCTCTGGAAGATCCTGCGCAAGCTCCTGGCGCACCCCGCGCTCTACCGTCAGGTGAAGAAACTGGCGGACGAGATGCCCGACCCCGTCGACGACTGA